In Pelagibaculum spongiae, one genomic interval encodes:
- a CDS encoding porin family protein: protein MKNLLLASVIAACSLPATAENYVDINLDFLTFKASGLDNVSNQVLNFGFGQKLNDNLAIEASLGFGIGDDTVSEEGISATIKTNSLLALNLIGQAPISEKLYAQANIGYSRIDAKTTANYTYYDGYSTASVSGSASDSESAFGAGVGLQYSLNSQTNLHANYKYLGKFEEVKISGFRVGASYQF from the coding sequence ATGAAAAACTTATTATTAGCAAGCGTTATTGCCGCCTGCTCCTTACCCGCAACCGCTGAAAATTATGTTGATATTAATTTAGATTTTCTTACTTTTAAAGCAAGCGGACTTGATAATGTATCTAACCAAGTTTTAAATTTTGGCTTTGGTCAAAAGCTGAACGACAACCTAGCGATTGAAGCATCTTTAGGTTTCGGTATTGGTGATGACACCGTTTCTGAAGAAGGTATTAGTGCAACAATTAAGACTAACTCTCTACTTGCTTTGAACTTGATTGGTCAAGCACCTATTTCAGAAAAGCTATATGCTCAAGCAAATATTGGCTATTCCAGAATTGATGCTAAAACAACTGCAAATTACACGTATTATGACGGCTACAGCACTGCTAGTGTTTCCGGAAGCGCATCTGATAGTGAAAGTGCTTTTGGTGCAGGTGTCGGTTTGCAATACAGCCTAAACTCACAAACCAATTTACATGCAAATTATAAGTATTTGGGTAAGTTTGAAGAAGTTAAAATTAGTGGCTTTCGCGTAGGCGCTAGCTACCAGTTCTAA
- the cpdA gene encoding 3',5'-cyclic-AMP phosphodiesterase produces MISPDEYSNQPIRLIQISDSHLFTDPQTQLLGINTQQSLQQVLAQVRQDHPDPDLLLLTGDLAQEADELTYRRLEQTVASIGGRGCWLPGNHDDPKKMQQLSDGYFSGTKQLFAGEFWQLILLNTKVPNEVHGFLEQSELDFLEACLKRSPERYSLICMHHHPVKIGSQWMDNINCRNGQQLLDILTQYPNTRAVTWGHIHQEFHRQYQHLQLFSAPSTCIQFLPASDEFAVDTLAPGYRWMELSNDGTIKTGVSRIAEYQQQVVLESEGY; encoded by the coding sequence TTGATTTCACCGGATGAATACTCCAATCAACCTATTCGCCTGATTCAAATCAGCGATAGCCATTTGTTTACAGACCCGCAAACCCAGTTACTGGGGATTAATACCCAGCAAAGTTTGCAGCAAGTGCTGGCTCAAGTGCGGCAGGATCATCCGGATCCAGATTTGCTGTTGCTTACCGGAGATTTAGCGCAAGAAGCCGATGAATTAACCTATCGCAGGTTAGAGCAAACTGTTGCATCGATAGGCGGAAGAGGTTGCTGGTTACCAGGCAATCATGATGATCCGAAAAAAATGCAGCAGTTATCGGATGGTTATTTTTCTGGAACCAAACAATTGTTTGCCGGTGAGTTTTGGCAATTAATTTTATTAAATACCAAAGTGCCCAATGAAGTGCATGGTTTTCTTGAGCAATCTGAATTGGATTTTTTAGAAGCGTGCCTAAAAAGATCACCGGAAAGATATAGTTTAATTTGTATGCACCATCATCCGGTTAAAATTGGTAGCCAATGGATGGATAATATTAATTGTCGTAATGGCCAGCAATTACTCGATATCTTAACCCAATATCCAAATACTAGAGCAGTTACTTGGGGGCATATTCACCAAGAATTTCACCGTCAATACCAGCACTTACAATTGTTTTCTGCACCCTCTACCTGTATTCAATTTTTACCCGCTAGTGATGAATTCGCGGTAGATACGCTTGCGCCGGGTTACCGGTGGATGGAGTTATCCAATGATGGAACGATTAAAACGGGTGTTTCTCGGATTGCTGAATATCAACAGCAAGTAGTGTTAGAAAGTGAAGGGTATTAG
- a CDS encoding DUF1249 domain-containing protein yields the protein MDSAHLNWGVGEQADRLLIKVTQRCRYTTMLELQQPQKQAFWLPDIVMQLRLYHDARLAEVTGYQNVRNIKTCYEWPNPKMLQPDEKVQQNQLLAEWLELCLQHGWLSEPVPRIK from the coding sequence TTGGATAGTGCTCATTTAAACTGGGGGGTAGGTGAACAGGCGGATCGTTTGCTAATCAAAGTGACCCAGCGTTGCCGTTACACCACCATGCTGGAATTGCAGCAACCACAAAAGCAGGCTTTTTGGTTGCCTGATATTGTGATGCAATTACGGCTTTACCATGATGCTAGGCTAGCCGAAGTGACCGGCTATCAGAATGTACGAAACATAAAAACCTGTTATGAGTGGCCCAATCCAAAAATGTTACAGCCGGACGAAAAAGTGCAGCAAAACCAGTTGTTAGCTGAGTGGCTTGAACTATGTTTGCAGCATGGTTGGCTTTCAGAGCCTGTGCCGAGAATAAAATAG
- a CDS encoding NUDIX domain-containing protein, with product MSLKNKKHFKLSDVEVVDRQVAFKGFFQVDKLTLKHRLFGGGWSQPMHREVFERGHAAAVLPWDPATDQVLLIEQLRVGAVSAGDPQPWLLEIIAGMLDKPDEDPADVAYREAVEEANCSLLDIEPMMDYWSSPGGCSEKISLFCGRMDACKIQPGIFGLASEHEDIKVHLIDFSEAIELLAQGRLNNAATVIAVQWLQLNQQKLKAAWGIS from the coding sequence ATGTCGCTGAAAAATAAAAAACATTTCAAGTTATCTGATGTTGAAGTGGTTGATCGGCAGGTCGCATTCAAAGGCTTTTTTCAGGTCGACAAGCTGACCTTGAAGCATCGTTTATTTGGTGGTGGCTGGTCACAGCCAATGCATCGAGAAGTGTTTGAGCGAGGGCATGCAGCCGCCGTTCTGCCTTGGGACCCAGCAACTGACCAGGTTTTGTTAATAGAGCAGTTGCGTGTGGGCGCGGTGAGCGCTGGCGATCCTCAGCCATGGTTGTTGGAAATTATTGCCGGTATGTTAGACAAACCTGACGAAGACCCAGCCGATGTTGCTTATCGGGAAGCGGTTGAAGAGGCTAACTGTTCGCTGTTAGATATCGAGCCGATGATGGATTACTGGAGTAGCCCAGGTGGTTGTAGCGAAAAAATCAGTCTGTTCTGTGGTCGAATGGATGCCTGTAAGATTCAGCCAGGTATTTTTGGTTTGGCAAGCGAGCATGAAGATATCAAGGTTCATCTAATCGATTTTTCAGAAGCGATCGAACTATTGGCCCAAGGGCGACTGAATAATGCCGCCACTGTCATCGCGGTACAATGGCTACAATTGAATCAGCAAAAGTTAAAGGCAGCTTGGGGTATTAGTTAA
- a CDS encoding TolC family outer membrane protein: protein MIKQILSSGALCLALVSMPLTLQAANNEDLLSIFSQAQQNDPQLRSSEINKELEAENINLSKAQFLPTLGASASASRQETDGSGGEIIPTANLDPSDSFQQGVASYINGLGAGSREVDTQSYGLSLRQSIYNHANYVTLDQARLRQQQANIQYQSDWQQLAIRTASAYFGVLQEQVNLTTTKAQLEATEQQLEEIEQRFKVGLIAITDLEEAKARYDLVTAQQIAAEAALDNSKEALREITGKTPSDLADTIEEMPLDAPAFSAANDWVLKATQNNTQLKAARKGLDVARKEIARTRTGHLPTLDFSASYQKTQGDSENDVTAYGLSLNIPIYAGGAVSTQTRQAALRFDQARQQYEQSYRQLERNTRETFRNLISSVAQIKALKQAVRSSESALEATQAGFNVGTRTVVEVLNAQTSLYSARRDYAQARYGYLLNRLQLEFTVGDLTEQDIKQTNSWLK, encoded by the coding sequence ATGATCAAACAAATCCTGTCCAGCGGCGCACTTTGCCTAGCGCTGGTTTCCATGCCCCTGACCCTACAGGCTGCAAACAACGAGGATCTGCTGAGCATTTTCAGTCAAGCACAGCAAAATGACCCTCAACTGCGCAGTTCAGAAATTAATAAGGAACTGGAAGCGGAAAATATCAACCTTTCCAAAGCTCAGTTTTTACCTACCTTAGGTGCCAGTGCATCAGCCAGCCGACAAGAAACCGATGGTTCTGGTGGAGAAATTATCCCAACTGCGAACCTCGATCCCAGCGATAGCTTTCAACAAGGCGTTGCCAGTTATATTAACGGATTAGGTGCTGGCAGCCGCGAAGTCGATACGCAATCCTATGGTTTGAGTTTGCGCCAATCAATTTATAACCATGCCAACTATGTCACCCTCGACCAGGCTCGGTTACGCCAGCAGCAAGCCAATATTCAATACCAATCAGATTGGCAGCAACTGGCAATTCGTACCGCCAGCGCCTACTTTGGTGTTCTGCAAGAACAAGTCAATCTAACCACCACTAAGGCACAGCTAGAAGCTACTGAACAGCAGCTAGAAGAAATCGAACAGCGTTTCAAAGTCGGCCTAATTGCTATTACCGACCTTGAAGAAGCCAAAGCCCGCTATGACTTAGTTACTGCGCAGCAAATTGCCGCCGAAGCTGCGTTGGATAACAGTAAAGAAGCATTACGCGAAATTACCGGTAAAACGCCTTCTGATTTAGCCGATACGATTGAAGAAATGCCATTAGATGCACCGGCGTTTTCTGCCGCCAACGACTGGGTATTAAAAGCCACTCAAAACAACACCCAACTTAAAGCGGCCCGTAAAGGACTCGATGTTGCTCGCAAAGAAATTGCCCGCACCCGCACTGGTCACTTGCCAACACTAGACTTCAGCGCCAGCTATCAAAAAACCCAAGGCGATAGCGAGAATGATGTAACCGCCTATGGCTTGAGTCTGAACATTCCGATTTATGCCGGTGGTGCAGTGAGTACACAAACTCGCCAAGCAGCATTACGTTTTGACCAAGCTCGCCAGCAATACGAACAAAGCTACCGACAGCTTGAACGTAATACTCGTGAAACCTTCCGAAACCTGATTTCTTCAGTCGCGCAAATCAAAGCATTAAAGCAAGCCGTTCGCTCTAGCGAAAGTGCACTGGAAGCAACGCAAGCTGGCTTTAATGTGGGTACTCGTACCGTTGTTGAAGTGTTAAACGCCCAAACCAGTTTATATAGCGCACGCCGTGACTATGCTCAGGCACGCTACGGTTATTTGTTAAATCGCTTGCAGCTAGAATTCACCGTCGGTGATTTGACTGAGCAAGATATTAAGCAAACCAATAGCTGGTTGAAGTAG
- the waaA gene encoding lipid IV(A) 3-deoxy-D-manno-octulosonic acid transferase gives MPTLLIQLVATLFSLRFLYSLLFVLLLPVVLLRTWYRGIKSPEYRKRVGERLGFYRVAASKPVIWVHSVSVGETLAAVPLVKRLLADYPNHQLLITTMTPTGSARVQDLYKEQLGKQVLHVYAPWDLPTATGRFLKYFKPQLAIVMETELWPNWVAQCNVRKIPMLLANARLSERSAKGYAKVSGLTRPMFAGVDMIAAQTEQEVERFKTLGAINTQACGSIKFDHSLSDELKTTAAELKRQLGDRPIWIAASTRLGEDEILLQTHQQLLKQFPNLLMILVPRHPERFNAVADMIDQVGLTKVRRSHGQIPTEKDQVWLGDSMGEMNLMFGLVDIAFVGGSLVDTGGHNMLEPALWGVPVVTGQSCFNFLDISQKLQNCGGLKQVGDGQQLQQQISQWLTDVAAKQQAGDAAKAFIEQNRGAIDRVMKLIKHLL, from the coding sequence ATGCCGACATTATTAATACAGCTTGTGGCTACTTTGTTTTCCTTACGTTTTTTATACAGTTTACTGTTTGTTTTGTTGTTGCCAGTGGTGCTCCTGCGCACTTGGTATCGCGGTATCAAGTCCCCTGAGTATCGTAAACGTGTTGGCGAGCGGCTGGGTTTTTATCGGGTAGCAGCGAGCAAGCCTGTCATTTGGGTTCATTCGGTATCAGTAGGAGAAACCCTGGCAGCGGTGCCTTTGGTGAAGCGCTTGCTAGCAGATTATCCAAATCATCAGTTGCTAATCACTACCATGACGCCAACCGGTTCGGCTCGGGTGCAAGATTTGTATAAGGAGCAATTGGGCAAGCAGGTGCTGCATGTCTATGCGCCGTGGGATTTGCCGACGGCAACTGGGCGCTTTTTGAAATATTTCAAACCGCAGTTGGCGATTGTGATGGAAACCGAGCTGTGGCCAAACTGGGTTGCTCAATGCAATGTTCGCAAGATTCCAATGCTGCTGGCCAATGCCCGGCTTTCAGAACGCTCAGCCAAGGGTTATGCGAAGGTTTCAGGTTTAACCCGGCCGATGTTTGCTGGGGTCGATATGATTGCGGCTCAGACTGAACAAGAAGTTGAACGGTTTAAAACGCTCGGCGCAATTAATACCCAAGCCTGCGGCAGTATAAAATTCGACCATAGTTTGTCAGATGAATTAAAGACGACTGCGGCAGAACTAAAACGGCAGTTGGGTGATCGCCCGATTTGGATTGCTGCCAGCACCCGGCTTGGCGAAGATGAAATTTTGCTGCAAACGCACCAGCAATTATTAAAACAGTTTCCTAATTTATTGATGATTTTAGTGCCGCGCCACCCGGAAAGATTTAATGCAGTGGCCGATATGATTGATCAAGTAGGTTTAACTAAAGTCCGCCGATCACACGGTCAAATACCGACTGAAAAAGATCAGGTTTGGTTGGGCGATAGCATGGGTGAAATGAACCTGATGTTTGGCCTGGTTGATATCGCCTTTGTTGGTGGCAGCTTGGTCGATACCGGTGGCCACAATATGCTGGAGCCAGCGTTATGGGGTGTGCCAGTAGTGACGGGGCAGTCTTGTTTTAACTTTTTAGACATTAGCCAGAAGTTACAAAATTGCGGTGGGTTAAAACAGGTTGGCGATGGTCAGCAATTGCAGCAACAAATCAGCCAATGGTTAACCGACGTGGCCGCAAAACAGCAGGCGGGTGATGCTGCAAAAGCATTTATCGAACAAAACCGTGGTGCAATAGATCGTGTGATGAAGCTAATTAAACATCTGCTGTAG
- the pseB gene encoding UDP-N-acetylglucosamine 4,6-dehydratase (inverting), which yields MFNNKTILITGGTGSFGKKYTKTILERYKPKRLIILSRDELKQFEMQQTFNDPCMRYFIGDVRDAERMMQAMRGVDFVIHAAAQKQVPAAEYNPMECIKTNIHGAENVIKAAIANNVDKVIALSTDKAANPINLYGATKLASDKLFVAANNISGDVRTRFAVVRYGNVVGSRGSVVPFFKNLIADGATELPITHAEMTRFWITLQQGVDFVLKNFSRMHGGEIFVPKIPSVQIMDLAEAYAPSVKAKIIGIRPGEKLHEIMCPADDSHLTLEFEDHFVLRPTIIFYHVEYDYTVNNLKEVGTPVDQGYEYNSGSNPHFLNIEEIREFDKQACL from the coding sequence ATGTTCAACAATAAAACGATTTTGATTACCGGTGGTACCGGCTCTTTCGGCAAAAAATACACCAAAACGATTCTTGAGCGGTATAAGCCCAAGCGCTTGATTATTCTATCTAGAGATGAGCTGAAGCAGTTTGAAATGCAGCAGACTTTCAACGATCCATGCATGCGCTACTTCATTGGCGATGTTCGTGATGCTGAACGTATGATGCAAGCCATGCGTGGCGTAGATTTCGTCATTCATGCAGCAGCACAGAAGCAGGTTCCTGCCGCTGAATACAATCCAATGGAATGTATTAAAACCAACATTCATGGTGCTGAAAATGTTATTAAGGCAGCCATAGCGAATAACGTTGATAAAGTGATTGCACTTTCCACCGACAAGGCCGCAAATCCAATTAACCTATACGGCGCAACCAAGCTTGCTTCGGATAAATTATTTGTTGCTGCCAACAATATCTCTGGCGATGTAAGAACGCGCTTTGCAGTGGTGCGTTATGGCAATGTTGTTGGATCCCGTGGCTCAGTGGTTCCGTTCTTTAAGAACTTGATCGCCGATGGTGCAACTGAATTACCGATTACCCATGCAGAAATGACCCGCTTTTGGATCACCCTTCAGCAAGGTGTCGATTTCGTATTAAAGAACTTCTCCAGAATGCATGGCGGCGAAATCTTCGTGCCTAAGATTCCATCCGTTCAAATTATGGATCTGGCAGAAGCTTATGCCCCAAGTGTTAAAGCAAAAATCATTGGTATTCGTCCGGGTGAAAAGCTGCATGAGATTATGTGTCCAGCGGACGACTCTCACTTAACGCTTGAATTTGAAGATCACTTTGTTTTACGTCCAACTATCATCTTCTACCACGTAGAATATGACTATACGGTTAATAATTTGAAGGAAGTGGGGACGCCAGTAGATCAAGGCTATGAGTACAATTCAGGTAGTAATCCTCATTTCCTGAACATTGAAGAAATTCGCGAGTTTGATAAACAAGCATGCCTATGA
- the pseC gene encoding UDP-4-amino-4,6-dideoxy-N-acetyl-beta-L-altrosamine transaminase: MPMIPYGRQNISQEDIQSVVAVLESDFLTQGPQVPAFEKSMADYCQAQFALAVNSATSALHIACLALGVGKGDRAWTTPNTFVASANCALYCGADVDFVDIDPVTFNLCPLALEKKLLQAARDNCLPKVIIPVHFSGLPCDMQAIKQLADQYQIKIIEDASHAVGGKYLGNPVGHCEFSDITVFSFHPVKIVTTAEGGMALTNQPELAEKMALYRSHGVTRDPDLMQGESDGPWYYQQVDLGLNYRMTELQAALGLSQVTRLDQFVSKRHQIADRYDQLLSSLDVVSPTRTEQSYSGLHLYVIQVPAEKRLSLFKYLRAEGVGVNVHYIPVHTQPYYKEMGFKSGDFPVSETYYSQAISLPMFPDLSQQDQDFVVQKLAEGLCR, from the coding sequence ATGCCTATGATCCCCTACGGCCGTCAGAATATCTCGCAAGAAGATATTCAGTCAGTTGTTGCGGTCCTTGAGTCAGATTTTCTGACTCAAGGACCACAGGTCCCTGCCTTTGAAAAATCAATGGCTGATTACTGTCAGGCTCAGTTTGCTCTGGCTGTGAATAGCGCAACATCTGCTTTGCATATTGCTTGCCTTGCTCTGGGTGTTGGCAAGGGTGATCGGGCCTGGACGACTCCCAATACATTTGTCGCCTCTGCAAATTGTGCCCTTTATTGCGGTGCTGATGTTGATTTTGTCGACATTGATCCTGTGACGTTCAACCTGTGTCCATTAGCGCTGGAAAAGAAATTACTTCAGGCAGCCCGCGATAACTGTTTGCCTAAAGTAATTATTCCGGTTCACTTCAGTGGTTTGCCCTGTGATATGCAGGCAATTAAACAGCTGGCGGATCAATACCAGATTAAAATTATCGAAGATGCTTCTCATGCAGTCGGTGGAAAATATCTCGGTAATCCTGTTGGCCACTGTGAGTTTTCAGACATTACAGTGTTCAGCTTTCATCCGGTAAAAATTGTCACTACTGCAGAAGGTGGAATGGCATTAACCAATCAACCAGAATTAGCAGAAAAAATGGCGCTTTACCGCAGCCATGGTGTGACTCGAGATCCAGACCTGATGCAGGGTGAAAGTGATGGCCCTTGGTACTACCAGCAAGTAGATTTGGGCTTGAATTACCGAATGACTGAACTGCAGGCAGCGCTGGGGTTATCCCAGGTGACCCGATTAGATCAGTTTGTTTCCAAACGCCATCAGATCGCTGATCGCTATGACCAATTATTATCAAGCCTGGATGTGGTAAGCCCAACACGTACAGAGCAAAGCTATTCCGGTTTGCATTTATATGTCATTCAGGTGCCTGCTGAAAAACGTTTGTCATTATTTAAATATTTACGGGCAGAAGGCGTGGGTGTAAACGTACATTATATTCCTGTACACACTCAGCCTTATTATAAAGAGATGGGCTTCAAATCTGGCGATTTCCCCGTTTCAGAAACCTATTACAGCCAAGCTATTTCCCTGCCGATGTTCCCGGATCTTAGCCAGCAGGATCAGGATTTTGTAGTTCAAAAATTGGCGGAAGGGCTTTGTAGATGA
- the pseF gene encoding pseudaminic acid cytidylyltransferase, which yields MKVAIIPARGGSKRIPRKNIKLFHGKPLIAYSIEAAIKSGVFDRIIVSTDDQEIADVAKSYGAEVPFLRPDTLSDDFATTAAVMSHAIDWVSTHIEPVEYSCCIYATAPFLLPDDICSAFNKLQQSSAEYCFSVASFPAPIQRALKLGEHGEVSMFQPEHLETRSQDLQEAWHDAGQFYWSKSDIWARNPKIFSEASVAYPLPRHRVQDIDTPEDWLRAEIMMKAMELA from the coding sequence ATGAAAGTAGCGATTATTCCAGCTCGTGGCGGCAGCAAAAGAATCCCACGAAAAAACATTAAGTTATTTCATGGAAAACCTTTAATTGCTTATTCAATTGAAGCTGCGATTAAAAGCGGTGTTTTTGATCGAATCATTGTGTCGACCGACGATCAGGAAATTGCTGACGTTGCAAAATCTTATGGTGCAGAAGTCCCGTTTCTTCGGCCAGATACTTTGTCTGACGATTTTGCCACAACTGCAGCAGTCATGAGCCATGCAATTGACTGGGTTTCAACACATATTGAGCCAGTAGAATATAGCTGCTGTATTTATGCAACCGCACCTTTTTTATTGCCTGACGATATTTGTAGTGCTTTTAACAAACTACAACAATCGTCAGCAGAATATTGCTTCAGCGTTGCCAGCTTTCCTGCACCAATCCAACGAGCACTTAAGCTGGGTGAGCATGGTGAAGTTTCCATGTTCCAGCCGGAGCACCTGGAAACACGTTCTCAGGATCTACAAGAAGCCTGGCATGATGCCGGGCAGTTTTATTGGTCCAAAAGCGATATCTGGGCCAGAAACCCTAAAATATTTTCAGAAGCATCCGTTGCTTACCCTTTGCCTAGACACAGGGTTCAAGACATAGACACACCTGAAGACTGGCTGCGTGCTGAAATTATGATGAAAGCGATGGAGCTTGCCTGA
- the pseG gene encoding UDP-2,4-diacetamido-2,4,6-trideoxy-beta-L-altropyranose hydrolase: MRVVFRCDAATHIGTGHVMRCLTLATALKNLGHEILFISRAHTGHLHDFILEKGFQSILLTAAADVDSKTDSEVDSKIDTSHIPHGYWLGVSQAQDATETLQVINKWGTPDWLVVDHYGLDAKWESAVSHPLDCRLLVIDDLADRRHTSCCLLDQTWQRHEKDYQPFLEQGSIALLGSPFMLLRSEFSRLRQTEKTTSKRITINFGGGNPQNSLQKVLSLLATQAIPEDWSIDLALGPNVEVDEALRDLINQLPVTLHQPAHHLAELLHQSHFAIGALGATTWERCCLGVPSIAMCLADNQKFLSQQLEKTGAMFVLPENYQDSEFLNYWQQLIDDNSDTHQKMQKRARTICDGLGVKRVSQLMSTALDSNTSLRLAQLNEGDIRKVFDWQLLPETRAFSRNQTPPSWSEHSKWMMSQLASKECHFYFISWLNEDCGIVRLNKKDSFECEVSIFLAPEYFGKGIAKTALDLASTLHPNINIQAYVMPENKASLSLFKKAGYIPIGNDWYSKPANALPL; encoded by the coding sequence ATGCGTGTAGTTTTCCGGTGTGATGCAGCAACGCATATCGGCACAGGTCATGTGATGCGTTGCCTCACATTAGCAACGGCATTAAAAAACCTCGGCCATGAGATTCTTTTTATTAGCCGCGCTCACACCGGTCACTTGCATGATTTTATACTCGAAAAAGGATTTCAGAGTATTTTACTAACAGCTGCTGCCGATGTTGATTCAAAAACTGATTCAGAAGTTGATTCAAAAATAGACACATCCCATATTCCACATGGATATTGGTTAGGCGTGTCTCAAGCTCAGGATGCAACAGAAACGCTTCAGGTAATTAATAAATGGGGAACTCCTGACTGGCTGGTGGTTGACCATTATGGCCTTGATGCCAAATGGGAATCCGCGGTATCTCATCCGCTTGACTGCCGCTTGCTAGTGATAGATGACCTTGCTGACAGACGCCATACTTCATGTTGTTTACTGGATCAAACATGGCAAAGGCATGAAAAAGATTATCAGCCTTTTCTGGAACAAGGATCTATTGCTTTATTGGGCAGCCCTTTCATGCTGCTACGTTCAGAGTTTTCCAGGTTACGTCAAACTGAAAAGACCACATCAAAAAGAATTACCATTAATTTTGGTGGCGGTAACCCACAAAACAGTTTGCAAAAAGTACTTTCACTTCTTGCAACCCAGGCAATACCTGAAGACTGGTCAATTGATCTTGCACTCGGCCCAAATGTTGAAGTAGATGAAGCGCTTCGGGATTTAATTAATCAATTACCTGTTACTTTACATCAGCCTGCTCATCACCTTGCAGAGTTGCTGCATCAGTCGCATTTTGCCATTGGTGCTTTAGGTGCAACAACATGGGAAAGATGCTGCTTGGGAGTACCTTCCATTGCAATGTGTCTTGCCGACAACCAGAAGTTTTTAAGCCAACAATTAGAAAAAACAGGCGCGATGTTTGTACTTCCTGAAAATTATCAGGATTCTGAATTTCTCAATTATTGGCAACAGTTAATTGATGACAACAGTGATACCCACCAGAAAATGCAAAAAAGAGCCCGTACGATTTGTGATGGGCTCGGTGTGAAAAGGGTATCGCAACTCATGTCGACAGCCCTCGATAGCAACACTAGCCTCAGGCTAGCGCAACTAAACGAAGGTGACATCAGAAAAGTCTTCGATTGGCAACTTTTACCTGAAACCCGTGCATTTTCCAGAAATCAGACGCCACCATCGTGGAGTGAACACTCAAAATGGATGATGTCGCAGCTAGCATCAAAAGAATGCCACTTTTATTTCATTTCCTGGTTAAATGAAGACTGCGGCATTGTCAGATTAAATAAAAAAGACTCTTTTGAATGCGAAGTTTCAATATTTCTCGCCCCTGAATATTTTGGTAAAGGAATTGCTAAAACCGCACTGGATCTAGCAAGCACACTACACCCTAATATTAATATTCAAGCCTATGTCATGCCTGAGAATAAAGCTTCATTATCTTTATTCAAAAAAGCGGGATATATCCCGATTGGAAATGACTGGTATAGCAAACCAGCTAACGCCCTCCCGCTTTGA
- the pseI gene encoding pseudaminic acid synthase yields MNKKEIIIDGRSIGPDHPPYIIAELSANHNGDIQRAFQIMEEAKKAGADAIKLQTYTHETITMDCDSEEFQIHGGLWDGQTLYELYKGAHMPWEWHKPLFEKAKALGITIFSSPFDFTAVDLLEELNAPAYKIASFEVIDLPLIKRVAQTGKPMIISTGMANKAEIEQAIATAKENGCTELVVLHCVSGYPAPADQYNLKTIVDIAERFNVLSGLSDHTIDNATAVASVALGACIIEKHVTMDRNGGGADDSFSLEPKELTSLCKDSKTAWQALGNVNYERTAAEQGNVKFRRSLYVVQDIKAGEKFTAENVRSIRPGFGLAPKFYESVLGEIVSQDISKGTALTEDHLIKN; encoded by the coding sequence ATGAACAAAAAAGAAATTATTATTGATGGCCGAAGCATTGGGCCAGACCATCCTCCTTATATTATTGCAGAATTGTCAGCTAATCATAACGGCGATATACAACGCGCTTTCCAGATTATGGAAGAAGCCAAGAAAGCCGGCGCTGATGCGATAAAGCTGCAAACCTATACCCATGAAACCATTACCATGGATTGTGATTCAGAAGAATTTCAAATTCATGGCGGGCTATGGGATGGTCAAACTTTGTATGAATTATACAAAGGTGCTCATATGCCATGGGAATGGCACAAACCTTTATTTGAGAAAGCTAAAGCGCTCGGCATTACTATTTTTAGCTCTCCTTTTGACTTTACAGCCGTTGATTTACTAGAAGAATTAAATGCTCCTGCATATAAAATTGCATCATTTGAAGTGATTGATTTGCCGTTAATCAAACGAGTTGCTCAAACAGGCAAGCCAATGATTATATCAACTGGCATGGCTAATAAAGCAGAAATAGAGCAAGCAATTGCCACAGCAAAAGAAAATGGCTGTACAGAGCTGGTTGTTCTTCATTGTGTTAGTGGCTACCCAGCGCCCGCCGATCAATATAACCTTAAAACCATTGTCGATATCGCCGAGCGCTTCAATGTATTATCTGGGCTTTCAGACCACACAATTGATAATGCAACAGCAGTAGCATCTGTTGCTTTAGGAGCATGCATCATTGAAAAACACGTCACTATGGACCGAAATGGCGGCGGTGCCGATGATAGTTTTTCACTTGAACCTAAAGAATTAACTTCACTATGCAAAGACTCTAAAACAGCTTGGCAAGCGCTTGGTAATGTAAATTATGAGCGGACAGCAGCTGAACAAGGCAACGTAAAATTCAGGCGTTCTCTATATGTTGTCCAAGATATTAAAGCTGGAGAAAAATTTACAGCTGAAAATGTCCGAAGTATTCGCCCTGGATTTGGACTAGCACCTAAGTTTTATGAATCAGTTTTAGGAGAAATAGTTTCACAAGATATCTCCAAAGGCACCGCCTTAACTGAAGATCACTTGATCAAAAATTAA